The proteins below come from a single Papaver somniferum cultivar HN1 chromosome 11, ASM357369v1, whole genome shotgun sequence genomic window:
- the LOC113321024 gene encoding ankyrin-1-like yields MDRLISLEPSKLVPIRIEAGQRCYGELTLRNVMYTMPVAFRFQPVNKLKYTIRPQTGIISPLASVTVEIVYVMPLNSTLPDYFPISRDDFLLHSVVVPGAAIKDSASSFDAVPNEWFTLKKKQVFTDSGVKVIFVGSPILAQLVLDGSMEELREVLEKSDSSWHPADSVDSYGQPLLHLAISQRRADLVQLLLEFEPDMEARNRSGRTALEAAVAAGEALIVELLLARRVSTDRSESSDYGPIHLAAQGGHLEIMRLLLLKGANFDTPTSDGRTPLHLAVAERKRDCVKLLLANGARTDIGSTIDGETPLHLAANLGDEQMVKLLLQKGANKYIHDKYGKTPYDMAAESGQSRLYDVLGLGDRLSIASRKGELRTIHRLLERGASINGKDQHGWTALHRAAFKGKIDIVRMLLDKGADIDSRDEDGYTALHCASEAGHGEVIELLVKRGVDIEAQTNKGLSAVHIAESLQYSGITRILTQGGANNDNRIVGSKLGGNNYGSFGTGKEMENNEVIIKKKPSRGRAMRSSLDRSMPMAVL; encoded by the coding sequence ATGGATAGATTAATAAGTTTAGAACCATCAAAGTTGGTTCCGATACGCATCGAGGCAGGTCAGAGATGTTACGGTGAGTTAACCTTACGTAATGTTATGTACACGATGCCTGTTGCATTTCGATTTCAACCTGTCAACAAACTTAAATATACTATTCGTCCACAAACTGGTATTATCTCGCCTCTAGCATCGGTCACTGTTGAGATCGTGTACGTTATGCCACTGAATTCGACTCTCCCCGACTATTTTCCGATATCGCGTGATGATTTCCTCTTGCATAGTGTTGTAGTTCCTGGTGCAGCTATTAAAGATTCAGCATCATCTTTTGATGCGGTTCCTAATGAGTGGTTTACTCTCAAAAAGAAACAAGTTTTTACTGATAGTGGAGTCAAAGTAATTTTCGTCGGGTCGCCGATTCTTGCTCAGCTCGTGTTAGATGGCTCAATGGAAGAACTTCGGGAAGTTCTAGAGAAGAGTGACTCATCCTGGCACCCAGCTGACTCAGTCGACTCATACGGTCAACCACTACTTCATTTGGCAATATCTCAGCGCCGAGCAGATCTCGTACAGCTTTTACTTGAGTTTGAGCCTGATATGGAAGCACGAAATCGGTCTGGTCGTACTGCACTTGAAGCTGCGGTTGCAGCTGGAGAAGCTCTGATCGTTGAACTTTTACTGGCGCGCCGAGTTAGTACTGATAGATCTGAGTCATCGGATTATGGCCCAATTCATTTGGCAGCTCAAGGAGGGCATTTAGAGATTATGAGACTATTACTGCTCAAAGGAGCTAATTTTGATACACCAACAAGTGACGGCCGTACACCGTTGCACCTTGCAGTTGCAGAGCGCAAAAGAGACTGTGTAAAACTCCTGTTAGCAAATGGTGCAAGGACTGATATCGGCAGTACAATTGATGGTGAGACGCCATTACATTTAGCTGCAAATTTAGGCGATGAACAAATGGTCAAGTTGCTACTACAAAAAGGAGCAAACAAATACATTCATGACAAATACGGTAAAACACCTTACGATATGGCAGCAGAATCGGGTCAATCCCGTCTTTATGACGTGTTGGGTTTAGGTGATCGGCTTTCGATTGCTTCACGGAAAGGCGAGTTACGTACAATTCACCGACTTCTAGAAAGGGGTGCATCCATTAATGGGAAAGATCAGCATGGCTGGACCGCACTGCACCGAGCAGCGTTTAAAGGAAAGATCGATATTGTCCGAATGCTGCTTGATAAGGGTGCAGACATTGATTCAAGAGATGAAGATGGGTATACTGCATTGCATTGTGCCAGTGAAGCTGGTCATGGTGAGGTTATTGAATTGCTTGTCAAAAGAGGTGTTGATATTGAAGCACAAACTAACAAGGGTTTATCTGCAGTGCATATTGCTGAGTCATTGCAGTACTCAGGGATTACAAGGATATTGACACAAGGGGGTGCGAATAATGATAATAGAATTGTGGGTTCGAAACTTGGTGGAAACAATTATGGGTCGTTTGGAACTGGTAAAGAGATGGAAAATAATGAAGTTATTATTAAAAAGAAACCAAGTCGAGGAAGAGCTATGAGGAGTAGTTTGGATAGGTCCATGCCTATGGCTGTTCTTTGA
- the LOC113324314 gene encoding uncharacterized protein LOC113324314: MTRIITSRISTMIGRMVSIQHGAFIKGRNIHEKIVLASELVNEMNIKRRGGNVGLKIDITQAYDSLSWSFLFEVLKRFGFSECGRGLSQGDPISPILFFLAEEVMRRNISKLVQMGKIQPMVNKGGSQPTHLMFADDIFIFCNGHKKTLESLTELLYKYQNSSGQEVNKAKRKCFVGGVSVSRQKIIAEQMHMELSFFPNKYLGVIHNQGRFKSHQVWGIVEMMKKMLAGWMGKLSAFSARLTLVKFVLCSMPIYNMSVNFLWSGDPSVKKLAIVKWDEVNSPIAELLWKIENEYVEWTFFVRAKYKYKNGEWTKYHKESTIWPGLKWVISEVQEGSRWIVGDGEDISVKDLIHNGKWCVPEAMMQYFDISELPVLVGGKDRRIWSKDKVGNFTVSNATEMIRKKYSVKAWTQQVWQHCIHPYTSTNLWKILKGACATEESNFDEFLSLAKSKSPVVKEENSQMCKGRQFQNEGQNVGEYVGLTYSVAFWHLRSKSEIYKIETTFLSFPSQNQTLICCHGTSKGNPGLARISFVARNHYGEHMGSASGGLGISTNYLAEVMALIIAGEWEMSKGLLNVCFSSDFKALIMAFLNDKIPWMCPFSGLDMSRLMLAVGLIVMG, translated from the exons ATGACAAGGATTATAACTTCCAGAATTAGTACTATGATTGGTAGAATGGTGTCAATACAGCATGGTGCATTTATTAAAGGAAGAAATATACATGAAAAAATTGTCTTAGCATCAGAGCTTGTGAATGAGATGAATATTAAAAGAAGGGGTGGCAATGTgggtttgaaaattgatattacaCAGGCATATGACTCTTTAAGTTGGAGTTTTTTGTTTGAAGTATTAAAAAGGTTTGGTTTTTCAGAATGTG GGAGAGGATTGAGTCAAGGTGATCCTATATCACCAATTTTATTTTTCCTAGCTGAGGAAGTTatgagaagaaatatatcaaagctGGTTCAAATGGGTAAAATTCAGCCAATGGTGAATAAGGGTGGAAGTCAACCAACTCATCTGatgtttgcagatgatattttCATCTTCTGCAATGGTCATAAGAAAACATTAGAAAGTCTAACTGAATTATTATACAAGTATCAAAACTCTTCAGGTCAAGAAGtgaataaagcaaaaagaaaatgcTTTGTGGGAGGAGTATCAGTTTCAAGACAGAAAATTATTGCAGAGCAAATGCATATGGAATTATCCTTTTTCCCTAATAAATATTTAGGGGTGATTCATAATCAAGGAAGATTCAAATCTCATCAAGTATGGGGGATAGTAGAAATGATGAAAAAAATGTTAGCTGGTTGGATGGGAAAGCTATCAGCATTTTCTGCAAGACTGACTTTGGTTAAATTTGTTTTATGTAGCATGCCCATCTACAATATGTCAGT AAACTTCTTATGGTCAGGGGATCCTTCTGTGAAAAAATTGGCGATTGTTAAGTGGGATGAAGTTAATTCTCCAATAGCAGAG TTACTTTGGAAAATTGAGAATGAATATGTGGAATGGACATTTTTTGTGAGGGCTAAATACAAATATAAGAATGGGGAGTGGACTAAATATCATAAGGAGTCCACAATTTGGCCTGGTCTTAAATGGGTGATTTCTGAAGTTCAAGAAGGAAGCAGATGGATTGTTGGTGATGGGGAAGACATATCT GTAAAGGATCTAATCCATAATGGAAAATGGTGTGTCCCTGAAGCAATGATGCAATACTTTGATATTAGTGAATTACCAGTACTGGTGGGAGGAAAGGATAGAAGAATTTGGTCAAAGGACAAAGTTGGTAACTTTACTGTGTCAAATGCAACCGAAATGATCAGGAAGAAGTATTCAGTTAAAGCTTGGACTCAACAGGTGTGGCAACATTGCATACATCCTTACACATCTACAAATCTATGGAAGATACTAAAAGGTGCATGTGCAACAGAAGAATCA AATTTTGATGAGTTTTTAAGTCTTGCAAAAAGTAAAAGCCCCGTTGTTAAAGAG GAGAATTCACAGATGTGCAAAGGAAGGCAGTTTCAGAATGAGGGGCAAAATGTGGGGGAATATGTTGGACTTACATATAGTGTTGCATTTTGGCATCTCAGGAGTAAAAGTGAAATCTATAAGATTGAAACAACGTTTCTTTCATTTCCCTCTCAAAACCAAACATTGATTTGTTGTCATGGAACTTCTAAAGGTAATCCAGGATTGGCAAGAATTAGTTTTGTTGCTAGAAATCACTATGGAGAGCATATGGGTTCAGCTTCAGGTGGACTTGGGATTTCCACAAATTACTTGGCAGAGGTGATGGCTCTAATTATTGCAGGTGAGTGGGAAATGTCAAAAGGGTTGTTGAATGTATGCTTCAgttcagattttaaagctttgaTAATGGCATTCTTAAATGATAAGATACCATGGATG TGTCCTTTTAGTGGCCTAGATATGTCTAGGCTTATGTTAGCTGTTGGGCTTATTGTAATGGGTTAA